In Aliivibrio wodanis, a genomic segment contains:
- a CDS encoding putative uncharacterized protein (No significant database matches) — translation MLGRLLKQRYIMNKTNLSVDIHLHTSKEPLNKLYSLKLNQSQLDFLHKNPDDIQPSVYLRNLLVNDMNRVEGVNHAS, via the coding sequence GTGTTAGGTAGGTTACTTAAGCAGCGATATATTATGAACAAAACAAATCTATCTGTAGATATACATCTACACACATCAAAAGAGCCACTAAACAAGCTTTACTCTCTCAAGCTGAATCAATCACAACTAGATTTTTTACATAAGAACCCCGATGACATTCAACCATCCGTGTATCTTCGTAATCTTCTCGTTAATGATATGAATCGCGTTGAGGGTGTAAATCATGCCTCTTAA